AAGCTCATTCACCAATGCCCGCTGAACACACTCTTTTAAGTTATAACAAGGCAACGGTCTCTTTGGATTTGGTACAAACGTCCCCGTCATCATATAATAGAGCTGTTGAAACATTTCATAATGGCTTTTTTCATCTTCATACATATGTTGAAGGAAATCTTGCCAAAGTGGATCATTCGTCATACCGTGCATTGATTTATAAAAATAATAATCTCTGTACTCATCTTCGATGGCCTGCTTTAATTTATCAACAAACAAGTCAGCACCCTTTCGCTTTCTTTTATTGATATTATGCGGTCGGGTAGCGTCTTATGAGAGGAGTTAATGACATGCTGCAACATTTTAGCTTTAAACCGATGTTTGACAATACACAATTACCGGGCTGGACATTCTCATTTTTCTTCCGTAATACAAGGTACACCGGTGACTATTTACCTGAAGGTGTTATTGTTTGGACAGGAGAAACGCCACCCGAAGAAGACAATTTAAAAAAAATGATTCATGAATTGATGATTTTTCATGTCTATGATTGATTCGTGAAAACTTCGGGAATACTGTCCTTTATGACGTATTAAGGAGGCGCAGTATGAATAAAGAAAAATCCCCTGAAGAGTTGCGTAAAGAAAAGGAACAGTTAAAAGTACAAGATCAGAAAACTGAAAATATCTTTGAAGATAAAAGCCGAGTTCCTAACGAGCAAAATGCTTGGAAAGAAACGCAATTCAAAAGAGGCGAATAACAAAACTCCCTGCATCTCATATGCAGGGAGTTTTGTTATTCTACTTTCCTCGTTTCCTCTATGCCAACCATGTGTCTTGTATCCTCTTCCAAATATTTGTTGCTGTTCGTGTCATTTGTTCCCCGCGTCATATCGTCATATGGCGTAAACATATTTCCCGATTTCTTCTTATTAAAAAGAGTCTTGTAGATTGAAATACCGATTAATAGCATACCTCCCAGTCCTAACGCAATGGAAACAACAGCTACAATCGTAATGCCCATAAGAACACTCCCTTTTTGCCCATTATACCACCAACAAATCAGATTCATCTGACAGCTCTTTCCCCCGACAACTTTCTTCTGCCAAAAATGAAATAATAGTAAGTCGAAGAAACAACATAAAGACCAGCTGTGATAGTGAATGCATAGGCATATCCCCAATACGAACCACTCGCTATAACGAGTCCTGCCGCAACAGGACCCATGGTTGCCCATCCAATATTAAACACAGTTTGGTTCACAGAGTTAGCAAGCCCTTTGTATTTATCTGCCACAATTTCCATTGCGATAGCACTTTGAATCGGGTTCCCTGCATTCATAAGTGCTTGTCGCATTAGGAATCCGAGCGAAGCAAGAAAAAGTGATGTCGTATAAGCCGTTAACAGCAAAAACGGAATCGACAGCACCTGGAATAGGATTAGTGCTTTCACTTTCCCTACCCTTGTTACGAGGGCTGGACCAATCAGCATAGCTACTGCCGTCATTGCAGATCCGAGTGATAGAATAAGACCAATATAAGCATTCGAAGCATCAAATCGGTTTGAGAAATATAAATTCAAGTACGGTACGACAAGACCAGAGCCGAATCCAATCAGTAAACTTGCAAATGAAAAGTGGAAAATAAGAACGATATTCCGTCTGAAGCTGCTGTCGACTTTCTCCACCTCTTGCTCTGCCGGTTCAAAAGTCGGTATCTTCACATGCACCCGTTCAGGTGGCTTATTTTGAAGTTTAAATAAGGGGAGTAAACCAATCATGAAAATAGTTGCACCGGTCAGCAGCGCCCAACGAATCGCTTCAGCTGCATCGAAAGCCAAAAATACTTCTAGTACATCTGCAATAACGCCACCTAGTAAACTGCCAATAACATTCGCAACCGTCATTAGAGCAAAGTGAATACTGAACATGTGGACCCGCTCTGCAGACTTAGAATTTTCGGCAAGGAACGGAACGCCCGAAACTTGCACGAATGCCATGAATAATCCAGTCAGGAACGCTGCATAAATAATTGGCGTTTCAGCAACGACGACACTTCGGTAAAACAATGTCATTCCTCCGAAAATTGCACCACCGACTATCATCCATTTGCGACCGAACTTATCACTTAAAAATCCAGCTGGAACGAGCATAATTGCCGATGCCAGCGCTGTCATCGAGATGACCTTTCCGTTGATGGTTTCAGGCATACCAAGCTCTTTTATATAGAGATTGTACATGACCATAAATACACCCATCCCTATCTGGATGAGCACATTCGCAAGCATGAATAGCCTGACGTTTTTATTGAATGAAGAAATTTTCATCTTCCAATCCGCAAACCATTTCCCCATGCTATTCCTACTTTCCATACGAGATACTTCGTCACTCTAAATATACGTCTTTCAGAATAGTTTTTCAACTACATAAATGTACAAATAAAATTCCATTCAACCCGCTCAGGCGCTTTGGGGATGCCTCCCGTCATAAGCCAGTCAGAAAACCACTGCCAGTCTTATGGCTACGGCTGCCACTAAGAAGGCGCCTTCGCTAGTTCAGCTTAAGTATTTTAGCTAAATCAAAAAATGAGTAGGACAAAGGAAGATGAATTTGAGTTTAATAAAGATACGGGGATGTTTGTTTGTAAGGTTGGCCATATGGCGATTCGAAAAGCACATATTGGAAAGAAAAATGTAGTGAGAATTCAAAGTCAAACCTATTATTTTTCATGTAAATAAATGTAAAACTTATCCACTTCGTGAACATTGTTATAAAGAAGGTACGAAAAGTAAAACCTATTCCGTAATGATTAAATCGACGAAACATAAGGAGTAAGAAGCGTTTCAAAATAGCGAGGAATTCAGAAAGAAGGCGAAGTCCCGCTATAAAATTGAAGCGAAGAATAGTGAGTTGAAACATAGACACAGGTATGCTGTAGCCACATCCACGGGTCTACTTGGTATGTAGATACATGGGATCCCAAACGGATTATGACGTTAATGAGGAAATCGGAGTAAGGAATACGAAAGAAAAAGACGATATTTCGTTCAAAGTTGAACGTAATAGCGTCTTTTTCAATTTAGGCTCACTTATCGGATTTAAAAAAGCAAGTTTTTCAGTGGCCTCATTTACACAGAAGTCCCTTTTTTCTTATTATTGTTATTCAGCCTTCGTAATCGAAGTTCCCGCCTGCAATTTATACATTTGCGCGTACTGCCCGTCAAGTATGAGCAATTCATCGTGTGAGCCTTGTTCAACAATCTCGCCACGATCTAACACTAAAATACGATCAGCGTTTTTTATAGTAGAAAGCCTATGGGCAATGATAAATGTCGTACGTCCTTTTTTCAGTACGTCCATAGCATGCTGAATGATTTCTTCCGTTTCAGTGTCGATGTTGGAAGTTGCTTCATCTAAAATAAGAATTGCTGGATCGAACGCAAGTGCACGTGCGAATGAAATAAGTTGACGCTGTCCAGAAGAAAGCGTGCTCCCTTTCTCCACAACCGGCTCGTCAATCCCACCAGGTAAATGTTTCAATACTAGTTCCCCGCCAACAGCATCGAGTGAATGTTGCACCTTTTCGCGTGTAATACGCGGGTCACCTAAGCTGATGTTAGACTCGACTGTTCCACTAAACAAGTAAGGATCTTGCAAGACAATGCCCATATGATCACGTACCGTCTGGCGCGGCATGTCGCTGATATTTAGCCCATCAATCGTAATCTTCCCTTTCGAAGCGTCATAGAAGCGGAACAATAAGTTCATGATTGAACTTTTCCCCGATCCGGTATGTCCAACAAGTGCGACCGTTTCCCCTTGTTTTGCTCCGAATGTAAGATCTTTCAAGACATATTCTTCATCCTTATAGGCGAACCAAACATTCTCAAAACGCACATTTCCTTGGTAGCGGGCGATTTTGTCGTCGCTTACTGGCTCCCCTTCGCGGTCCAACAGTTTGAATACGCGTTCAGCTGCAACAAGCGAATGCTCAAGTCGTGCGAACTGGTTAACAATACCTGTCACGGGGTTGAACAACCGTGTAATGTAGTCAACGAATGCATAGAGCATCCCGACTGAAATGACACTTTCAGTGGTAATCGATGCACCACCGAAATACCAAATAAAGAACACAAAGGTCAATGACCGGATTATGTCGACAAGGTTATGTGACGTTGCAGCCTCTACCTTCAACAGTTTGTTCTGATAGCGGAAGTGTTCATCATTCAGCTCGCGGAATTCCTCCTCCATCTGTGTCTCACGACGGAATGCCTGAATAATTGTCATCCCATTGATCGATTCGTTGATCATCGCGTTCATATCACTCACTTTTCCACGTATGATATGATTCACTTTTGAAGCAAACTTCCTATACGTCTTCATCCAAATATAAAGTATTGGCAGGACGAATAGCGTGATTGCACCCATTTTAGGTTCTAAGATGAACATCGCAATGAAAATCCCAGTAATGTACATCCCACTAATCGCAAACTGTGAAACGACCGTTACATATAAGTTACGTATCGCTTCCGTATCATTCGTAATCCTTGCAACTACTTTTCCGGCAGGTAAATTATCAAAATATCGAATTGGCAATGTCTGAATATGTTCGTACAGATCATTACGCATCTTCTGAATGATTCGATTTGCCGCCTTTTGCATCAATAAATACTGGAAATACCTTAGTATTGCAGTGACGACTGCGAGCCCGAAGAAGATGGCAAGTAGTTTAGCAATCGGATTGAAATCAATTCCCCCACCTGGAGCTCCTGCAATATGATCATCTATGATTTTCTTGGCAATCATTGGTCCCATCAGATCAGCAGCTACTGCGAACGCGAGAAGAACAATACCTGTCAGTAACAATTTTTTATAGTCAAGTGCGTAATGAAGTAATCGTTTACCGGTACTCATATTATTCAACCTCCCCAATCTGTTGGCGGTCGAATTGCTCTTTGTACCAGCCGTTCATTCCAAGTAAGCCCTCATGTGTGCCTTCTTCAATAACACACCCATCGTCAAGTACGATAATCCAATCCGCATGCTGAACAGCAGATAGTCGGTGTGTTGTAATGATTGTGGTTTTTCCAGAACGCTCCGCTTGAATGTTTTCTATAATTTTCGCTTCCGTTTTCGCATCAACCGCAGAAAGCGAGTCATCTAAAATAAGAATCTCTGGATTTTTCACAAGTGCTCTCGCAATGGAAATCCGTTGTTTTTGTCCACCAGATAATGCGACGCCCTTCTCTCCGACGAGCGTTTCAAGTCCTTGCGGAAGCATTTCAAGATCTTTTTCAAAATAGGAGAGGCGAATCGTTTCCGCAATGTCCGCTTCCGACGCATCCGGCCTTCCAAATAAGATATTCTCTTTGACCGAACGTGAAAACAGGACATGATCTTGCGGTACATAACCAATCCAGTCCCTTACCTGATCTTTTGTCATAGACTGCATTGGTACTCCTGAGAAAACAATTTCTCCTTCACCGGATGGATATTCACGCAGCAGCTGTTTAACAAACGTAGTCTTTCCACTTCCGGTTTTCCCAACTATCCCTAGCGTATCACCACGATTTAAATGGAGTTTTATAGCATCCAAGTTGACCGAGTGCGACGTCGGATAAGTGAAAGTAACGTCCCGGAAACCTACGCTATCAGGTTGGTCAACGTTTACAGGTTGATCAGGATCCTTCACATCTTCTTCGTAATCAAGGGTTTCTGTCACCCGGTCGAGTGATGCATTTCCCCGTTGTAAGACGTTAATTAGCTCACCGATTGCAAACATCGGCCAAACAATCATCCCAAGATAGACGTTAAAGGTAACTAGTTTCCCGAGCGTCATATCTCCAATAGAGACAAGGTAAGCGCCGTAACCAAGACCAATCATATATGTCAAGCCCGTTAGTACTTTTGAAATCGGCATGAACAACGCGTCGATCTTCTCAACGTGCA
This region of Sporosarcina sp. ANT_H38 genomic DNA includes:
- a CDS encoding ABC transporter ATP-binding protein produces the protein MSTGKRLLHYALDYKKLLLTGIVLLAFAVAADLMGPMIAKKIIDDHIAGAPGGGIDFNPIAKLLAIFFGLAVVTAILRYFQYLLMQKAANRIIQKMRNDLYEHIQTLPIRYFDNLPAGKVVARITNDTEAIRNLYVTVVSQFAISGMYITGIFIAMFILEPKMGAITLFVLPILYIWMKTYRKFASKVNHIIRGKVSDMNAMINESINGMTIIQAFRRETQMEEEFRELNDEHFRYQNKLLKVEAATSHNLVDIIRSLTFVFFIWYFGGASITTESVISVGMLYAFVDYITRLFNPVTGIVNQFARLEHSLVAAERVFKLLDREGEPVSDDKIARYQGNVRFENVWFAYKDEEYVLKDLTFGAKQGETVALVGHTGSGKSSIMNLLFRFYDASKGKITIDGLNISDMPRQTVRDHMGIVLQDPYLFSGTVESNISLGDPRITREKVQHSLDAVGGELVLKHLPGGIDEPVVEKGSTLSSGQRQLISFARALAFDPAILILDEATSNIDTETEEIIQHAMDVLKKGRTTFIIAHRLSTIKNADRILVLDRGEIVEQGSHDELLILDGQYAQMYKLQAGTSITKAE
- a CDS encoding ferritin-like domain-containing protein, with translation MFVDKLKQAIEDEYRDYYFYKSMHGMTNDPLWQDFLQHMYEDEKSHYEMFQQLYYMMTGTFVPNPKRPLPCYNLKECVQRALVNELEGVETYKEMLLTVPFQQAYNPFFIAMNDEMEHAIRMSTMYNALR
- a CDS encoding MFS transporter, which gives rise to MGKWFADWKMKISSFNKNVRLFMLANVLIQIGMGVFMVMYNLYIKELGMPETINGKVISMTALASAIMLVPAGFLSDKFGRKWMIVGGAIFGGMTLFYRSVVVAETPIIYAAFLTGLFMAFVQVSGVPFLAENSKSAERVHMFSIHFALMTVANVIGSLLGGVIADVLEVFLAFDAAEAIRWALLTGATIFMIGLLPLFKLQNKPPERVHVKIPTFEPAEQEVEKVDSSFRRNIVLIFHFSFASLLIGFGSGLVVPYLNLYFSNRFDASNAYIGLILSLGSAMTAVAMLIGPALVTRVGKVKALILFQVLSIPFLLLTAYTTSLFLASLGFLMRQALMNAGNPIQSAIAMEIVADKYKGLANSVNQTVFNIGWATMGPVAAGLVIASGSYWGYAYAFTITAGLYVVSSTYYYFIFGRRKLSGERAVR
- a CDS encoding ABC transporter ATP-binding protein; translation: MFSVLVKLKWFFKENRKRYTVALILLMVTNILVVIPPWLIGQAIDSIYTQTLTARLLTIFIGSMFLIMIFNYASNFVWQYQLFGGAYVIERQLRGNLMQHFLKMTPTFYEKNKTGDLMARSTNDLRAISETAGFGIMTLVDSTLYLLTLVLTMGFLVSWELTLVAILPLPILAYIMQVLGKKIHERYMTAQQVFGDLNDNVLEAVAGVRVVRAYVQERATEKGFAEMTEDVYQKNMHVEKIDALFMPISKVLTGLTYMIGLGYGAYLVSIGDMTLGKLVTFNVYLGMIVWPMFAIGELINVLQRGNASLDRVTETLDYEEDVKDPDQPVNVDQPDSVGFRDVTFTYPTSHSVNLDAIKLHLNRGDTLGIVGKTGSGKTTFVKQLLREYPSGEGEIVFSGVPMQSMTKDQVRDWIGYVPQDHVLFSRSVKENILFGRPDASEADIAETIRLSYFEKDLEMLPQGLETLVGEKGVALSGGQKQRISIARALVKNPEILILDDSLSAVDAKTEAKIIENIQAERSGKTTIITTHRLSAVQHADWIIVLDDGCVIEEGTHEGLLGMNGWYKEQFDRQQIGEVE
- a CDS encoding YheE family protein — its product is MLQHFSFKPMFDNTQLPGWTFSFFFRNTRYTGDYLPEGVIVWTGETPPEEDNLKKMIHELMIFHVYD